From a region of the Triticum aestivum cultivar Chinese Spring chromosome 7D, IWGSC CS RefSeq v2.1, whole genome shotgun sequence genome:
- the LOC123169366 gene encoding uncharacterized protein, giving the protein MKEREMPSYIRMPFPLTPLASLFSALASIRFDLDVALLLLMKVRFALLPDTVTQVAVKASSWLRPSTASSSPCTAIAVARLMTTGCSTHGRQARHPRSRSFFAAGEPEMQHQRGGHISERQVLMNERSRSPAAGQRAPSRAIEPA; this is encoded by the exons ATGAAAGAGCGGGAGATGCCGAGCTACATCAGGATGCCATTCCCTCTGACGCCTCTCGCGTCTCTCTTTTCTGCCCTTGCTTCGATTCGATTCGATTTGGATGTTGCGTTGTTGTTACTCATGAAGGTCCGATTTGCTTTACTTCCTGATACGGTCACGCAGGTCGCTGTTAAGGCCTCGAGCTGGCTGCGACCAAGCACGGCCTCTAGCTCGCCCTGCACCGCGATTGCAGTCGCGCGGCTGATGACCACGGGCTGCTCCACGCACGGACGACAAGCACGGCATCCGCGATCAAG ATCCTTCTTTGCTGCAGGAGAACCTGAGATGCAACATCAACGTGGTGGTCATATATCAGAAAGGCAAGTTCTTATGAATGAAAG GTCAAGATCTCCGGCGGCAGGCCAACGGGCACCATCTCGAGCCATCG AACCTGCATGA